One genomic window of Pocillopora verrucosa isolate sample1 chromosome 8, ASM3666991v2, whole genome shotgun sequence includes the following:
- the LOC136282874 gene encoding octapeptide-repeat protein T2-like, whose translation MARDGGSREHVINMDWLEREIVMEEELERGREEKRKGDEQTKREEQIKREEQRKREERRKREERRKREREWKAQQERVKRLGRKRERRQEMRGAELERGRVGVTAKERTRDEINRGRDKRRVRCHKCRGFGHVRAECPTRRGPVVPHQDQDQGKELIVNNYHFHASLDNVRFH comes from the exons ATGGCCCGAGATGGAGGATCACGTG AGCATGTCATTAACATGGACTGGCTTGAAAGGGAAATAGTTATGGAAGAGGAActggaaagaggaagagaagaaaaaagaaaaggtgatgaGCAAACGAAAAGAGAGGAACAAataaagagagaagaacaaagaaagagagaagaacgaagaaaaagagaagaacgaagaaaaagagaaagggaatGGAAAGCGCAACAGGAGAGGGTAAAAAGgttaggaagaaaaagagagagacgtCAAGAGATGAGAGGCGCGGAGTTAGAGAGAGGAAGAGTGGGCGTAACGGCAAAAGAAAGGACCCGGGATGAAATTAACAGAGGAAGAGATAAGAGAAGAG ttcgGTGTCACAAGTGTCGAGGGTTTGGCCACGTACGTGCCGAATGCCCAACGAGACGCGGCCCGGTTGTGCCCCACCAAGATCAAGATCAAGGAAAAGAACTGAtagttaataattatcattttcacgCCTCTCTTGACAATGTAAGATTTCACTAA